Proteins from a single region of Coregonus clupeaformis isolate EN_2021a chromosome 19, ASM2061545v1, whole genome shotgun sequence:
- the bncr gene encoding protein Bouncer isoform X1 produces the protein MLWPQIRVYDESTTLFGPQMFPTLSAILCVSLLLPSLHCNNNLLCYYSPIMYRNKTFDLILSECPPAELCMTGNGRYGNHSALSARGCMAPTDCGQAHPLPLKGTIYTMMYACCDYNYCNAGHRVAVNSVPLMVAMMTVPMLLLEL, from the exons atgctttggccacaaatacgagtatatgatgagtcaacaacattatttgg GCCCCAGATGTTCCCGACTCTGTCTGCCATCCTGTGCGTCTCCCtgctcctcccatccctccactGTAACAACAACCTGCTGTGTTACTACAGTCCCATCATGTACCGGAACAAGACCTTTGACCTCATCCTGTCAGAGTGCCCTCCTGCGGAACTCTGCATGACAGGCAACGGTCGCTATGGAAACCACAGCGCCCTCTCCGCCCGCGGGTGCATGGCACCGACGGACTGCGGTCAGGCACACCCTCTCCCGCTGAAAGGAACTATCTACACCATGATGTATGCGTGCtgtgactataactactgtaacgcAGGACACCGTGTTGCGGTTAATTCGGTCCCCCTCATGGTGGCAATGATGACTGTGCCTATGCTGTTGTTGGAGCTGTAA
- the bncr gene encoding protein Bouncer isoform X2, protein MGRPQMFPTLSAILCVSLLLPSLHCNNNLLCYYSPIMYRNKTFDLILSECPPAELCMTGNGRYGNHSALSARGCMAPTDCGQAHPLPLKGTIYTMMYACCDYNYCNAGHRVAVNSVPLMVAMMTVPMLLLEL, encoded by the exons ATGGGCAG GCCCCAGATGTTCCCGACTCTGTCTGCCATCCTGTGCGTCTCCCtgctcctcccatccctccactGTAACAACAACCTGCTGTGTTACTACAGTCCCATCATGTACCGGAACAAGACCTTTGACCTCATCCTGTCAGAGTGCCCTCCTGCGGAACTCTGCATGACAGGCAACGGTCGCTATGGAAACCACAGCGCCCTCTCCGCCCGCGGGTGCATGGCACCGACGGACTGCGGTCAGGCACACCCTCTCCCGCTGAAAGGAACTATCTACACCATGATGTATGCGTGCtgtgactataactactgtaacgcAGGACACCGTGTTGCGGTTAATTCGGTCCCCCTCATGGTGGCAATGATGACTGTGCCTATGCTGTTGTTGGAGCTGTAA
- the LOC121531257 gene encoding protein Bouncer: MSFINTGPGIMASQRKHRSTSPQPLASAACLCVFLLPGLTVAAMGIPSTSLLCNFCPLQHKGRSCSKDSTTECLPQERCGTSMGRFGSIHILSAQGCMTPDLCNSTHAVTHQGVSYNVTYRCCCSDQCNQPPASDTYIKRLLGVTVGHSEEPPSTADRLDRCPRDEGVEEDDAITQPHGENNTNSIYKVLSDLREWVKSRA, translated from the exons ATGTCTTTTATAAACACAGGTCCGGGGATAATGGCGTCACAGAGAAAACACAG GTCGACCTCTCCCCAGCCCCTGGCTTCAGCAGCCTGCCTCTGTGTCTTCCTACTCCCAGGCCTAACTGTGGCAGCCATGGGAATTCCTAGTACCAGTCTGCTGTGTAACTTCTGCCCTCTACAGCACAAAGGAAG GTCCTGCAGTAAGGACTCCACCACCGAGTGTCTCCCGCAAGAGCGCTGTGGTACTAGTATGGGGCGTTTCGGTTCCATTCACATCCTGTCTGCACAGGGCTgcatgacccctgacctctgtaaCTCCACCCACGCCGTGACCCACCAAGGGGTCAGCTATAATGTGACATACAG GTGTTGCTGTAGCGACCAGTGTAACCAGCCTCCGGCCTCTGATACCTACATTAAGAGGCTGTTAGGAGTGACGGTGGGGCACAGTGAGGAACCTCCGAGCACGGCGGACCGTCTGGATAGATGCCCTCGAGACGAGGGCGTGGAGGAGGATGACGCCATCACTCAGCCACATGGAGAAAACAACACGAATTCCATCTATAAAGTCCTCTCAGATCTCCGGGAGTGGGTAAAGAGTAGGGCCTAG